The Flavobacterium faecale genomic sequence AGCCCATCAAAAACGTTGGCATTGATCACTGGCGGCGTGCTCGCATCTATATTTACTGACGTCAATGCTTGACAAAATGCAAAACTATTATCTCCAATAGTTGTAATACCTGAACCAAGCGCAATTGTTTTCACTTTTACATTAGCAAAGAATGAACTAGCTCCAAGTGTTGTTAATGAGTTTGGAAAAGCAAGACTCTCCAAAGCAATACAATTATAAAAAGCAAGTGTTCCGATAGTTGTTAACGCTGTACCAAAAGTTGCAGTGGTCATTGCTGAGCAATCAGCAAAAGCTTCACTACCAATAGTTACAACAGCATTTGGAATCGCAATACCACCTAAAGCAGCACATCTTATAAAAGCTCGATCTCCTATGCTTGTCACAGAAGAACCTATAATTGCGGAAGTTAATGCTGTACACTCGTAAAAAGCTTCAAAACCTATTGTAGTTACGTTGTCTGGTATAGTAATATTTTGTAAACTGCTACACTCAAAAAAGGCACCTTTACCAATGGAGGTTAAAGTTGATCCTAAAATAGCAGTCGTTAACGCTGAACATCCTGCAAAAGTATCATCTTCGATTGTAATCAGATTGTCTGATAAATTGATCGAACTAAGTTTTGCACAATTATTAAATGCACTATGTCCTAAAGTTTCCAGCCCCGTACCCATTGATACAGTTGTTAAATTGCTACAACCTGAAAAGGCGTTGTATCCAACATTTTGAATAGTATCTGGTATAACAATACTAGCTAAACTGGTACATTCAAAAAAGGCTCCGTAATTAATAGCTGTAACCGCATTCCCGATTGTAGCTGTTGCTAATGCTGAACAACCGGTAAATGTGTCATATTCAATTGTGGTAACGCCATTTGGTATTGCAATGGATGCCAATTTTTCACAATTATAAAAAGCACTATGTCCCAATGATTGCAGACCCGTACCCACCACAGCTGTAACTAAATTTGAACAACCCGAAAAAGCATTAAACCCAATACTCACTAAACTATTTGGAAGTGTTATCGAACCCAAATTACTACAATTAAAGAAAACTCCCGTTCCTATTGATGTAACATTGTCACTCATTGTTACCATTGCCAGACTAGTACAACCTGTAAAGGCATTATCTTGGATTGACAAAACTGAATCAGGTATGCCTACACTTGTAATAGGCAGATTTGCAAAGGCATCATTCTCAATAGCTGTAACGGTATAAGGGTCACTAAGATACGTCACTGTTGTTGGAATACTTATTGCACCAGTGTAGGTAGATAAATAACTCACTTTCACATATTTGTTACTTACATCTGTGACGGTATAATTGATGTTATTGAATGTAAAGCTTTGTGCTTGCATAGCAAAAGAAGCTAAAAAGCAAAAGAATAATAAAAGGTAGTTTTTCTTCATGGTCTGTAATTTATTTTTAAAATTTTGTTTTTGTTGTTTAAAAAACAAAATTACTGTTTTTTTTACTTACAAATTTACATTAAAATTCAATTTCATCGTATTTTAACACCTGATTATCGATTAAAAGAAAAAAATTGATTTAAACTACAAAAAATGCATTAATCACGCTTCGATCGCCTGTAATACTATAAATAAAGCAAATAATTTGATACAAATATTACAAGAGCCACCTACCAATAGTAGTATTTGTAGTTTTATCTTTTAATCACCAACTGAAACTAAGGTTCAAGAAGTTTTTCCTTTGTTTAGCATAAGATTAATATTTATACTATTTCATTAACAGTGAATTTTATGTTTTAATTTATAATAGTAATGATTAAGGTTATGGGTGTAGAATGGAAATTTGCTTTATTGTGTTTATTTATTAATTCTAATAGTAAAACTATAAATTTATTTAATTATTTTTCCGTTTTCATTAAAACAAGTAATATACATATGCAAGATAACGAACGAATTTTTAGTGATTTTGAGAATGTAGACAAATTTAAAAGAGAAGTTCTCAATCCAATTCTGCCAAAAGCTAAATTTTCTAGCTGCTTTATGCAATCAACTCCGGGAGTACCTGCAGATGATTTTAGTGGACAACTATCTCCGATACATTTACTAAAAGGAAGTGTTTATGAGTACAAAGGAGATAACAGCTTTATACATTACTCTTCGTTATTTGGTTTAAAAGCTATTTTAGAATCTGGTTTTTTAAGAATGTCTGAATTTGGAAATATCATGGATAAAAAAGAATTGAATTTTGCTTCAATTATTTTTGAAGATAATAACTCATTATTCAGAATCGATGAAGATACAATTACAGTGTTAAAAGAAAATATATTTTGTTTATCCTTATGCGAGTCAAATGAAGAAACAAAAAGAAATGACTTTATGTGGGAAGTATACGGAGATAAAGGCAAAGGAGCGATTATAGAATTGAAGTTGACAAAAAAAGATCCCGAATTTTTCATACAAGGAAAAGTCCTTTATGGAAATGAAAAACTAAACTCCATTAGGGAAATCAAGAATCTTACTGAGAAATTTGCAGCAGAAAACAATAATTTCATTCCTAATAATTTTGCTGAATTTTTAATTGAACTACAAGCTTTTCATAAATCTAAAAGATATTCCATTGAGAATGAAGTGCGATTCTTAATGAAGGAAAATAAACAACAATATGATGAGCATAAACTGGAAACAATTTATAGAGACATTAATTCAAATCAAGAAGTGAAATATTTCAACAAATTATTTTTAAAAGGAAGACATCCTTATTTAAATTCTGACCAAACAAAAAACAATAGGAAAGTATTAGATGAATTTCCGCAAGTTGAAATTAAAAGAGTTATTCTGGGGTTTAATATCTCCATTGAAAACAAGGTTGATATTTATACTTTATTAAACAAAATAAAAGTGCAACACAACTACGATTTTGAAATTAGCCAAATTAACGATGATAAGGAAATCTTCCCAATGAGATAACTTTAAAAACTAATTACTTCAAACATAGTCCCGATCGAAACGGCATCCTTTTTGGCTTTTTTGGCAAAAAAGATAGAGTGTCCCGAAGCGTCGGAAGCAGGACAAATAGTAAATAAAACCACAAATTTTCTGCTCTTCAAAAAACTTTTTCTTAGAAACTTAGAAACTTTGCATCTTAGCGACTTAAAAAGTATCTTTGCGCTCTTAAAATTAGCATAAAATGGCACTATCAGAACAAGAAATCATTCGAAGAGAGAAACTTCAAGCCCTACGCAACCTAGGAATCAATCCTTATCCTGCGAACCTTTTTCCTGTAAATCACACTTCGAAGCAGGTGAAAGAATCGTTTGAAGAAGGTAAGAAGGTTATTGTTGCTGGACGTTTGATGAGTGTACGTGATCAAGGTAAAGCATGTTTTGCCGAGTTGCAAGACAGCGAAGGGCGTATTCAGTTGTACGTGAATCGTGATGTTTTGTGTACGGGTGAAGACAAAACACTTTATAACCAAGTGTTTAAAAAATTGACCGATCTTGGCGATTTTATAGGTATTGAAGGTGAATTGTTTACTACTAAGGTAGGTGCACAATGTATACGCGTGGATCAATTTACATTTTTGAGTAAAACATTGCGTCCGTTGCCATTGCCGAAAATCGATGAGGACGGAAAAGTACATGATGCTTTTAATGATGCCGAATTGCGTTACCGTATGCGTTATGTAGATTTGACGGTAAACCAAAATGTAAAAGAGACTTTTATTAAGCGTACCAAATTGTTCAACGCCATGCGTGGCTACTTTAATGACGCTGGATATTTGGAGGTTGAAACTCCGGTTTTACAATCGATTCCCGGTGGTGCTGCGGCGCGTCCGTTTATTACGCACCACAACTCGCTAGATATGCCATTGTACATGCGTATTGCGAATGAGTTGTATTTAAAAAGATTAATTGTTGGTGGATTTGATGGGGTGTATGAGTTTTCGAAAAACTTCAGAAATGAAGGAATGGACCGTACGCACAATCCTGAGTTTACCGCTATGGAAATATATGTAGCCTACAAAGACTACAACTGGATGATGGATTTTACAGAGAAATTGTTGGAGCATTGCGCTATTGGTGTAAATGGTACTAGCGAAGCGACTTTTGGTGAACACCAAATTAGTTTTAAAGCGCCGTATGCTCGTGTGACGATGACCGATTCTATCAAACATTTTACTGGATTTGATATCTCTGGCAAAAACGAACAAGAATTGTTTGATGCTGCTCGTGGTATGGGAATTGACGTGGACAACACTATGGGTAAAGGAAAATTGATAGATGAAATTTTTGGAGCGAAATGCGAAGGAAATTATATTCAGCCAACTTTCATCACCGATTATCCCAAAGAAATGTCACCGCTTTGTAAAGAGCACCGTGATAATCCTGAGTTGACAGAGCGTTTTGAATTGATGGTTTGTGGTAAAGAAGTAGCAAATGCATACTCTGAACTAAACGACCCAATTGATCAAAGAGAGCGCTTTGAAGATCAAATGCGTCTTGCTGCAAAAGGAGATGATGAAGCAACAGGAATTATCGATGAAGATTTCTTGAGAGCTTTGGAATACGGAATGCCGCCAACGTCTGGATTAGGAATTGGAATGGACCGTTTGATGATGTTCTTAACTAATAATGCTTCTATCCAAGAGGTATTGTTGTTTCCGCAAATGAGACCAGAAAAGAAAGTAGTTCAAATTGAACTAGAAGCAGACGAGAAAACAATTGTAGCTATCTTGCAAGCAAATGATAACCAAATGGAATTTGGTTCACTTAAAATAAGATCAGAATTAAGCGGTAAAAAATGGGACAAAGCCATGAAAAACCTATCAGCTTTAGGAATGACAGAAGTTGTTGTTGAAGGTGATGTAAAAGCTTGTAGATTGAAGGAGTAAATTCTTTTAGTTAACATATATATTTTAGAAAAGGAACTTCATATTGAAGTTCCTTTTTTTGCTTTAAACCATGAACTAACCCTTTCAAAAACCCTAATTAAAACCTAACCAAATCACAAACTCTTCATAATGAGCGAAGTTTATTTGACATTCTGTCGTCTAACTTATAAACGAAAAATATTCTATTATGAAAAAAGTATTTACAACAGCACTGATTGCTCTTATTACAATCACTGGATTCGCACAAGGAAAGCAAAACGCAGAAAGCAAAAAACAGCATCACGGGATGGAGAATTTCACTCCTGCACAACGACAAGAGCTAATGCTGAAAAAGATGACACTCGGACTTGATTTGAACGCATCCCAACAAAAAGAAATGAGTAAAATCATGGGAGAACAGATGGCAAAAAGAGAAGCCTTCATGAAAGACCACAAGTCAAAAACAGAAAAACCTAGCTCTGACCAAATGTTTGCTATGAAGAGCAAGATGCTAGACGAGCAAATAGCAATGAAAGCAAGAGTTAAAAAAATCTTGTCTCCAGAACAATTTTCGAAATGGGAAAAAATAAACCATCACCACCACAAAGGGATGAAAAAGCACCATTCTGATAAAAGAAGAGGAGATAAAAATAAAGAAGCAGAAACAAAATAATTTTTCTTGCATTAAAAAATAAGGGTTTGACACAATTAAATGTCAAACCCTTATTCTTTTATTTTACTCTAGCTCAAAAGTCCGGCTTTGTTTGCGAACTCATTTCCTTCTAATAGATCAGTTACGTTTTGCAATGTAGTCAAGGCTATTTGCGTCAGCGCTTCATTGGTAAAAAAGGCTTGATGCGCCGTTACCAAAACATTTGGAAAACTCATTAATCGCTGGATATCATCATCTTGAATAATATCTTCTGACAAATCTTTAAAAAATAATTTTTCTTCTTGCTCATAAACATCGATTCCGAGATAGCCAATTTTAGCATCTTTCAAAGCATCAATTACATCTGGTGTATTAATCAACGCTCCCCTACTAGTATTAATGATCATGACATTTTTTTTCATTATCGAAAGCGATGTCGCATTAATAATATGTTTTGTTTTTTCAGTTAAAGGACAATGTAACGAAAGTATATCTGCTAATTTAAAGATTGTATCTAGAGGTTCATATTGTACCCCAATTTTTTCTAATTCCTCGTCTTTGGCAATATCAAAAGCTAGGACTTTACAACCAAAACCCAATACTATTTTAGCAAATGCTTTACCGATATTTCCGGTACCAATTACACCTATCGTTTTTCCGTGAAGATCAAATCCTAATAAGCCGTTGAGAGAAAAATTTTGTTCACGAACACGATTATAGGCTTTGTGTGTTTTTCTATTCAAAGTCAGAATCATTGCCATAGCATGCTCTGCGACCGCTTCGGGCGAATAGGAAGGAACGCGACAAACTCGAATTCCTGCTTTTTTGGCTGCATCTAAGTCAACATTATTAAAACCTGCACAACGCAAAGCAATAATCAAGACCCCTTTGTTTGCAAGCGCGGCTATCACGCCTGCATCAAGTACATCATTTACAAACACGCAAACAACGGGACTATCCTGAATCAATTCTACTGTATGATGATTTAACTGGGTTTCAAAAAAGTCTAACTCAAACTTATATTCGGCATTGTATTTTTCGAAAAAAACTTTATCATAAGGTTGAGTCGAAAAAAAAGAAATCTTTATTGGATTCATAGGTCATTTTTTATATAAATAGTAGGCAACACAGTCATGGAGATCAAAATAGTGTTAATTTGAAAAGGCAACCTAAAATTCGATAATAGATTTTTATTTCAGTTATTATCTACAATTAAACATTACTGTTGAATACTATAAAAGTAATTAAAAATTAGCTCCGAGAGTCTAACTTTCGAACTAAAAAAATAGCCTGAAAAAGCATTATTCGAGTACATCCTTCCTTTTGCAAGTTAACAAATAGGATAAATTACAAGTTACGAAGGGTAAAATCCTTTTATTACTACCGATACAATTTACTTAATTTTATACCATTCTAGACCATTGCTACTTTCTATTAGCCAAACAACTTTCAAACCAAACTATAATATCCAAATTATGAAACTAAAATTACACACTTCAACACTCATAATATTGTGTTGTTTACTATTTTCTACCTATAGTGAAGCACAAAATAATTTTTACCAAGGTGCACTTAATCAAACCGCTTGGGACAATTTGATTACTCAAATTAGCAGCAAAAGAGCTCTTTTGTCAGGTCAAATCACACAATTACAAACTGCCAACTTAGAGGCGCGTTACGCCCAAGGTACCATTGTCACAGCAGATGAATTTGTTGTGTATGCAAGCCGCGATCGTGAAAATGCAGGCGCTTTGCAAACGAAATATACTGGTAGTGGATATACCGGTTTCAACAATCAATTTACAGCACAATTATCCCGTGAAGGTATGACTGCATCTACTTTTTCTGTTTTTGATCCTTTTCAAATACTAAGTGATTGTGTTAAAATTTTGGATAATGCCATCGCCGAAACAACAAAGCAATTGAACGGAAGTATTATGTTGCCTACTGTTCAGAACTTTTCGAGCACGGGAGACCCAACACTTTCAAATACTTCTAGCTATTATAAAAAAGAGGGCAGAACAATTTTCCCCAGTACAATGTGGAGTATGCAATCAGATTCTGATTTGATGCAAACCATTGGCTATTTGAGCTCTAGTTTTTTATCTCCTCAAACAACAAGTGCTCCAAATGCAGCCATTACTCCTTATCAACTTTCTAGTCAATCCAGCTTAGTTGCAACCAATGTATCCAAAGGACAAAGTCCGGTACAGGTCCAAATTACACACAACCCACTTGCAGGATGGATGACAACTGCATCCAATGATAGTAGTTCTCCTTTTTACAAAATTGCCGATTACAGACGTGCTTTTGCGGCTTACGACATAGACTACCCTATTATTGCCGATAATACTGACCCGAATAATTGGAACAAGAACATGTTACAATCTTATATTCCGAGTATCAAAAGTGCAGCAGGAAATAGTCCTCTTATTTATGTTTTATCGAATGAGCCACACTGGGACTTGATTTCGACCTCCTCCAATGATGATGCATCAAAGGGATTATCACCTTACACCCGAACTGCCTTTGCGGAATACTTGAAAGTGGCTTATAATAACAACATTGCAGCGTTAAATACAGTTTACAATCCATTTAACAGCAATGCAAATTACAGTAGTTTTGACCAATTGAAAAATGTTCCAGCACAAACCTCTTCATCATCACCTTTAGCTCTTTTTACAGAAAGCCAAAAAGCTAGCTTACAAGGAACTCCTATTTGGTATGATTGGTTACGTTTCAACCAGAACAGAGCTACAAAATGGCATTTAAACCTAAAAAAATACACGTTGGAATCTGATCCAACTGCTAAGGTTTCGATAAAGATAATCGGAAATGAAGTTGAAGCTCCAGATAGAGATAGCGGTATCGACCTAGAAGCTTCTGGGGACTTAATGGACGTCATAAGTTTTGATAGTCAAATTACTCCAAGCAATACACACGGAAGAAACGCTCGTTTTTACAGAGATTGGTGGCTTGGACGTTATATTACTGAATGGAGAGAACAAGCAATAAACATTGACTTCTTCAAATCTTTATACCCAAACAAACCTATTTTTGACTCTGAATGGCACGGAATATCGAGTAATGCTTGGTATAATTTTGCATTAGACAAAGGTTTTGTACGTTCTGGTTTATGGCACGGATTCACAAATGGATTAGGTGTTGTCAATGCATGGTGGTGGTACCGTGAAGACGGAACTAATGGAACTACAAAAGGTGATCTTGAAGGAAAAACAAATACAGTTGGAAACTCTATGTCATCGCCACAACACCAACCTATTGCGTTTGAAGATTTTGGCCGCACGATGAAAGAGGTAAATGCTTTGAGTGAAACTGTAGCTAGTTTGTCACCCGTTAAAAGAGATTTTCTAATTTATTACAGTAACGAAGCAGCCATTCAAGACTTTACTTATATTCAACAAATGGGGCAAATCTATGAAGCCTTGAAACTCATGAATGTTAAGGTGGGTTTCACTACCGAAAATAAAATTCAAAATCTTGGATACACGCCAAAAGCAATTATAATCCCACCTACCCTATTTATAAAAAGCACAAGCATCAATGCTTTAAACACCTACAAATCAAACAACTCATCTGTTGGCATCTTAGAAATCAAACGCTCTGGAACGACCAATTTTGCAAAGGACGAAAAAGGAACACCTAACAATTCTAGAAGTACCAGTTTTGCTACAGCAAACTTCACCTACAATGGAGCCTTTACCTATCTTTCTACCAATGCTACTCCAACCAGTACGCAAATAGCAAACAATTCGGGTAACGCAAATACAATTCTTACGGCACTAATTGCTAATCTAAGATCATCGTTAACGATACCTACCCCAACTATTAATTTTAAAATTCAAGAAGTAGGTACTACTACTGAAGCTTTTGGTGTATTAGCATCACAAGGAAACACACCTGATGGTAAAGCAGTTGTATCTCTTATCAATATGAGCTTAACAGACAAACAAATTAAATTACCAACCTCTAGCGTTGCCTACAGCAATATGATTGATGGTGTTACACTAAATGAAACTTTTATTATGAAACCATATGATGTACTATTGGTGAAAACTGGAGTGACATTGGCAACAAAAACCTTCACTGAACCTATTATCAAGCCTTATAAGATGTATCCAAATCCAGCGAAAAACACCGTTACAATTGATAATATTGTTGCTGGTGAATACATTTTGTACAACAATTTAGGACAAGTAGTTAAAAAGGAAGGAACAACTACAAACACGATGACCTTATCCTTATCAGACCTTCGCACAGGAGTTTATTTCATCGCCATTCCAAGTGAAAGCACAAATCCAATATTCGAAAAATTAATTATTTCGAAATAAAAAAAGAATAAGAAATAATTTGAGAAGTTTGAAGAAACCAAATTACATCAAACAGCTCATCACCAATGTAGTATAGCTTTTTATTCTATTATAAAAATACACTTTATACCCTATTCATTACCTAGAAGGAACGCCAATTGACGTTCCTTTTTTGTTTTTAATAGCACTAGAAGTACATAAAATAACGGTGCATGTATCATCCAAAAAAGTAGATAAACTTTACTTC encodes the following:
- a CDS encoding leucine-rich repeat protein; the encoded protein is MKKNYLLLFFCFLASFAMQAQSFTFNNINYTVTDVSNKYVKVSYLSTYTGAISIPTTVTYLSDPYTVTAIENDAFANLPITSVGIPDSVLSIQDNAFTGCTSLAMVTMSDNVTSIGTGVFFNCSNLGSITLPNSLVSIGFNAFSGCSNLVTAVVGTGLQSLGHSAFYNCEKLASIAIPNGVTTIEYDTFTGCSALATATIGNAVTAINYGAFFECTSLASIVIPDTIQNVGYNAFSGCSNLTTVSMGTGLETLGHSAFNNCAKLSSINLSDNLITIEDDTFAGCSALTTAILGSTLTSIGKGAFFECSSLQNITIPDNVTTIGFEAFYECTALTSAIIGSSVTSIGDRAFIRCAALGGIAIPNAVVTIGSEAFADCSAMTTATFGTALTTIGTLAFYNCIALESLAFPNSLTTLGASSFFANVKVKTIALGSGITTIGDNSFAFCQALTSVNIDASTPPVINANVFDGLTLATIGLSGANIGAYRTAPVWANFKSATLGLSALDLVALQVYPNPTTDMINVQLPINVTLTSVSIYSSTGQLMRKSMSSQMNVADLSAGNYIVSIATDKGFVNKKIVKAVF
- a CDS encoding DUF2971 domain-containing protein — encoded protein: MQDNERIFSDFENVDKFKREVLNPILPKAKFSSCFMQSTPGVPADDFSGQLSPIHLLKGSVYEYKGDNSFIHYSSLFGLKAILESGFLRMSEFGNIMDKKELNFASIIFEDNNSLFRIDEDTITVLKENIFCLSLCESNEETKRNDFMWEVYGDKGKGAIIELKLTKKDPEFFIQGKVLYGNEKLNSIREIKNLTEKFAAENNNFIPNNFAEFLIELQAFHKSKRYSIENEVRFLMKENKQQYDEHKLETIYRDINSNQEVKYFNKLFLKGRHPYLNSDQTKNNRKVLDEFPQVEIKRVILGFNISIENKVDIYTLLNKIKVQHNYDFEISQINDDKEIFPMR
- the lysS gene encoding lysine--tRNA ligase — translated: MALSEQEIIRREKLQALRNLGINPYPANLFPVNHTSKQVKESFEEGKKVIVAGRLMSVRDQGKACFAELQDSEGRIQLYVNRDVLCTGEDKTLYNQVFKKLTDLGDFIGIEGELFTTKVGAQCIRVDQFTFLSKTLRPLPLPKIDEDGKVHDAFNDAELRYRMRYVDLTVNQNVKETFIKRTKLFNAMRGYFNDAGYLEVETPVLQSIPGGAAARPFITHHNSLDMPLYMRIANELYLKRLIVGGFDGVYEFSKNFRNEGMDRTHNPEFTAMEIYVAYKDYNWMMDFTEKLLEHCAIGVNGTSEATFGEHQISFKAPYARVTMTDSIKHFTGFDISGKNEQELFDAARGMGIDVDNTMGKGKLIDEIFGAKCEGNYIQPTFITDYPKEMSPLCKEHRDNPELTERFELMVCGKEVANAYSELNDPIDQRERFEDQMRLAAKGDDEATGIIDEDFLRALEYGMPPTSGLGIGMDRLMMFLTNNASIQEVLLFPQMRPEKKVVQIELEADEKTIVAILQANDNQMEFGSLKIRSELSGKKWDKAMKNLSALGMTEVVVEGDVKACRLKE
- a CDS encoding 2-hydroxyacid dehydrogenase — translated: MNPIKISFFSTQPYDKVFFEKYNAEYKFELDFFETQLNHHTVELIQDSPVVCVFVNDVLDAGVIAALANKGVLIIALRCAGFNNVDLDAAKKAGIRVCRVPSYSPEAVAEHAMAMILTLNRKTHKAYNRVREQNFSLNGLLGFDLHGKTIGVIGTGNIGKAFAKIVLGFGCKVLAFDIAKDEELEKIGVQYEPLDTIFKLADILSLHCPLTEKTKHIINATSLSIMKKNVMIINTSRGALINTPDVIDALKDAKIGYLGIDVYEQEEKLFFKDLSEDIIQDDDIQRLMSFPNVLVTAHQAFFTNEALTQIALTTLQNVTDLLEGNEFANKAGLLS
- a CDS encoding T9SS type A sorting domain-containing protein: MKLKLHTSTLIILCCLLFSTYSEAQNNFYQGALNQTAWDNLITQISSKRALLSGQITQLQTANLEARYAQGTIVTADEFVVYASRDRENAGALQTKYTGSGYTGFNNQFTAQLSREGMTASTFSVFDPFQILSDCVKILDNAIAETTKQLNGSIMLPTVQNFSSTGDPTLSNTSSYYKKEGRTIFPSTMWSMQSDSDLMQTIGYLSSSFLSPQTTSAPNAAITPYQLSSQSSLVATNVSKGQSPVQVQITHNPLAGWMTTASNDSSSPFYKIADYRRAFAAYDIDYPIIADNTDPNNWNKNMLQSYIPSIKSAAGNSPLIYVLSNEPHWDLISTSSNDDASKGLSPYTRTAFAEYLKVAYNNNIAALNTVYNPFNSNANYSSFDQLKNVPAQTSSSSPLALFTESQKASLQGTPIWYDWLRFNQNRATKWHLNLKKYTLESDPTAKVSIKIIGNEVEAPDRDSGIDLEASGDLMDVISFDSQITPSNTHGRNARFYRDWWLGRYITEWREQAINIDFFKSLYPNKPIFDSEWHGISSNAWYNFALDKGFVRSGLWHGFTNGLGVVNAWWWYREDGTNGTTKGDLEGKTNTVGNSMSSPQHQPIAFEDFGRTMKEVNALSETVASLSPVKRDFLIYYSNEAAIQDFTYIQQMGQIYEALKLMNVKVGFTTENKIQNLGYTPKAIIIPPTLFIKSTSINALNTYKSNNSSVGILEIKRSGTTNFAKDEKGTPNNSRSTSFATANFTYNGAFTYLSTNATPTSTQIANNSGNANTILTALIANLRSSLTIPTPTINFKIQEVGTTTEAFGVLASQGNTPDGKAVVSLINMSLTDKQIKLPTSSVAYSNMIDGVTLNETFIMKPYDVLLVKTGVTLATKTFTEPIIKPYKMYPNPAKNTVTIDNIVAGEYILYNNLGQVVKKEGTTTNTMTLSLSDLRTGVYFIAIPSESTNPIFEKLIISK